The sequence ccgacgtagcgtcgatagttcccacgaaagggaacgtctcgggttacgagtgtaacccttgttccctgagtaagggaacgagacgctacgtcacgtggccgtatctcctgcatacctggtgcgcttgcttcagacaacctacagaagctggcgtgctttgtgtttaggtgtgctttatagcttcctgatccgtgacgtcacccgcctctgacgtcgcgtcttttcattggttggatacagaggtgcttcacgaacacaaaaatacagagggttcccatcacgtcatccgacgtagcgtctcgttcccttactcagggaacaagggttacactcgtaacccgagacgttttctacagcgcattattattattttttatgatttatttatttatttatttttacagtggaTTCATTTTTTGAtctctttattaactttttgaagcatcaaaatgtCAGTTGCATAGATGGTCAATTGAGGGACAGAAATCGcttagatttcattaaaatatcttcatggtgttctgaagatgaacacaAGTCTTAcaaatttggaacaacatgagggtgactaaatgatgacagaattttcattttttggtgaactaaccctgcaagtttatttaataaaattaactttgtACAGGAACTATTTCACCCCAAAGCTGACTTATGATACCAGCTGTCACATATCTACTGTTTCTGTTTCCCCTGTGACCCAGTTTTCCCCAGTCTGATTAGTTCACTTGTTCCACATGTGTCTAGTTAATCATctcatcaccttgtttagttccCCTTGTAagtttcttgtatatatataccTAGTGTTCTCCTTCACTCATTGTCTGTTCTCGTTCATGTGTAAATGCTGTCTTCCCTTATTGTAATCGCTTGTGTATTATTAAAGTATAGCTATTATCATTATATTTGTCTCTGTCATGCCTAGTTGTACAGCAactgtaacagaagaacggaccaatacAGTTTATTTTTTGCAGCGTTttctttagtttattttttcccGTTCACCATGGAACCTGCTGTTTCCTTCTTGTGCCTGGAGCAGAAGGACCACTCCCTGGAGGAACACACCATGGATTTTTTGGAGTTGGCGTGCCTCACACACTATCCTGACCGCTCGCTCTGTGTTTTCTACATCGCCAGCCTGAGCGAACGGTCCCGTGCACGCCTCCCAGGGAGCGGTCCACGAGAAGATTTCGCCGCATGTGTGGAGTGGGTGCTGATAAACAACAACTCGGCATTCACCATTGGCCCAGCAGAGCCCATCAGCACCACTCCAGCAAACTCAGCGCCCAGTCAGCTTACGCCCAGCCAGACGGAGCTGAAGCCTGATTCCACCGCAGACACGGAGCCTGCGCCTACCGCGGAGACAGCACCAGCGAGCCCAGCTGAGCCGTGCTTTACCCCGAAGCCAGAGCCCGTTATGATATCTGACCAGGTGAGCGAGTCGGCAACAACGCCCATTCCCGAGGGAGTCTTAGTTGAGCTAGTtgagggcttggaaggaagccCCGCCTAAACTCCCGCTGCTGTGTATGAAAGCCATATGGACACTGGGAAATAGTTTGATTGTTTAGAGGAGGATTTAATAGACTGGTTTTCTGAGGTTATTTCTGCAGACACCCCTGTATCTCCTGTTCTCCAAGTTTTTCCAGCGTTCCCTGTATCTCCTGTGCCCTATGTATCTCCAGCGCCTCCTATGTCTGCAGATTgcccacccagcctccctctcccacctcctctaTTTCACCAACCTACTTCTACTGCTGTGACTCCTCTGGTTCCTGTCCGCCCCTCATCTCCTACTCAGCCGCCTTTTCACGATGCTGTGGATTCGCTGCGGGGCTTCCAGTCTCCAGCATGGCCTTGGCGTAAGGATCCCCTGCCTTCACCTCCGGCCACAGAAACCCGGACTCCACCTAGATCCTATGACCCGTTGGTGTCGCTTTGGCCCATCGCGCCCTCAGCTCCACCGTGGCACGTCATCCCACCTGCTCCACCAGGCTTCCTCGTCTCACCGGCTGCGCTTTGGTCAGGCATCACCCTGGTTCCACCTCGGGATTTCTGGCTGCCGGTTGCACCTCTGCCCTCCATCCCTCCAGCTCCACCGGGCTCCGCCTTCCCTCCAGCTCCTCCGGTATCCTCGGTCGCACTGGCTCCACAGCGGTCTTCCTTTGCCCCACCTCCGCCTCAGTCCCATGAGCCGTCAGCTCCACCACGGCCCTCCGGATCTTCGGTGTCACCCAGGCTCCGTGTCTCTTCGCCTCCGTTTGGTTCTCCACCATGGCTGGCAGCGCCGCAGGATGAAGTACCCCTGTCTCCTCCATGGCGCCTTCCTCCTGCACCACTGCCAAGGAACATCATGCTGACTGTGGCCTGGGTCATCATCTGGCTTCCTCTGCTCCAGGCTGTCCCCTGGAtcctcccaccctccactcccccttggactgtttttgttttctgtggaCTTTTGTTTTGCTCCTCCAGAGCCCCCTCCCTCCTCTGTTGGACTCtgacggcgcgaggacgcgcctatcCGGGAGGGGGCGAACTGTCTCACATCTACTGTTTCTGTTTCCCCTGTGACCCAGTTTTCCCCAGTCTGATTAGTTCACTTGTTCCACCTGTGTCTAGTTAATCATCTCATCCCCTTGTTAGTCTCttgtaggggtgtaacggtacgcGTATTCGTACCGAACGATTCACAGGGCAAGTTCCAAATGGAAGtgatcatccctatgccctatgTGATCATCCCTCTGTAAGCAGGGTACATGCATGCCATATGTAGCCGTTTGGAATGCACTTGGCAAAGGGAGCGGCGCCATTATCCTCAGCTGGGATGTTCCCATGACAACAAAGCGCCggcataaatacatatacaatttatatttttaaaagttttatatatattactctttatattatatatcatattttaaaaactttttaaatatataaaatgtatgttttttatttGCAGCAGTtaggctaaaaaaaaaagaaaaaggaattaTGCCGTTAAAACAGCGTCATCTGCTGACCCACATTGTGCTGCGTTGTCACAGGAACATCCCAGCTGAAGGTAATGAGGAAATTAAGCTGCTCCCTTTGCCAAGTGTATTCCAAATGGCTACATACGGCACGCGCATACCCTGCTCACATAGGGATGATCAcatagggcatagggatgatcaCTTCCATTTGGGATTTGCCTTGTGAACCGTTCGGTACGAATACgcgtaccgttacacccctagtctCTTGTGTATATATACCTAGTGTtctccttcactccttgtccgttctcgttCATGTGTAAATGCTGTCTTACCTTATTGTAATCTCCTGTGTATTATTAAAGTATCGCTATTATCGTTATATTCGTCTCTGTCGTGCCTAGTTGTACAGCAACTGTAACAACCACAAACTTGAATATGTATGTTTATAAACCAATGTGTTAAAATAGTATTTAATAGGCTATATCTAAAGAATTGTTcaataatttcttatttcttgggTTTCACTTTTTGCCTTTCTCTGTGTcttgggatttttccattgtgcaCATGTACCTACCTAGACAAAACAAGAAGTAGTAGCccttggacacactgacactctCACATATAACCAGAAGTTGAAGACACCCACACATTTACtcacatacatttatttgttattatatttcgtgaaatgccatacatggtaaggtttgattcttaagtcgtatgattggatgctcaagccatcctggagattgttgtttggcctgtctataaatatgacccattcttcctgaataaatctgagactgctttgtaccacacttgatctgtgtctgcttggTCATTCTCCTGAGATATCTTGCGCTGACGCCTGTTTCTAAACTGATGACTGAGACTACAAATGTTCTACCTATTATTGAGATTTTGATGTAACAAGAATAAACACAATACAGGCCAAGTATTAGTACTTAGTACTATTAAGTatatattgataaaaatattaaattcaacTATAGACCAAATGTACTTTCATCTCTGATTAGTTCATAAAAGTAGACTGAAAgcatatttttagtttaaaaggaGTATATGTGTGTGAATCCGTGTCTGAGATTCAGTGTCCGTCTTCTTGAGGGAACAGAGTTCAGCATCTGGGCCTGGTGGTTCGGTACAATACAACAGTAGTATCCATGTGATGTTTCATCTTCGTGAAGAGTGTGGCGTAAGTGAACTGGAGGCTGGGAATAATTACAGATAACACTTGTATAAGTAAGGCACACTTTTATAAGTAAGGGGCTAGTTGTAATACACGTGGTTTAAATGTTTCCACGcatgaaaacatgacaaaactcagtatattttaatattagtaATACAGTgtattaatgaaacaaaaccaCATAATTATACTACAAAAGTGTCGCAAAATAAACAATAGTAATGGTTTATGATCTATTCATCAAGTGTATCCGTAGTAGTTTATTTGCAGCATCGCATCATCTTTGCAGCATAAGATTTAAGGTGCACAGATATTAGGAAAAAAACCCATTATAAAGATACATTTTCACAATGATTCCAGTCTTGTAATGACAACAAATATGTTTTGGGAAAACATGTGCTTCATAGTAACTTATCTGACTAACTATCCTCTTGACTTATAAAACCACATTTtagcagaggtgtaaagtatttgagtaaatgtaattagttactgtacgtaagtatctttttggctactttgtggttttactgagtatcaaagatattagcatcttttactctctacttgactacagttgtgaacaagtaaatgtactttttactccaataCATTTGTGAAGAGTAATGCAAGTACATGttacattttgcatggcacctaactttttctgcagcagtttgtttctgctATAAAGAAGCGTTATTGCCATCTAAGGGCATTGAAGGTTCTATCTTGTGCgttttgcctttactcacccaaacttgtcaacaaggctactttacATGAATGCGAGCGCATTAGCAAGTAGTTTCTGAATAGCAGATGCTTGATTTATGAGATGAGGTCATGGCTGCAGCCAATGATGGGTGAAACCAGCACGTCCAGTACAAGTagactttgactatttaattttacttaacattattttatttatctgcaATATTGACAAAACCTTTTTTGATGGATATTGGTTTTCGTGGCCTTTTTGtgcacttgagcttaactgagacttgagagtttgtagatATTTGGCTGTTGTatcgaccttgatttattgcaataatgaggtgttcagttttattttgattttaggaaataaacaacaaatcaactgtttcttattttcaccaGCATGACTCTCAGGTGTCAAGCACTAGTGCATATTTGAGCCTAcgagtactgttaaaatcagatactttaaaatcagatactttaagacttGTACTCAAGTTGTGTTGGAATTTgttacttgtaacttgtaatAGAGTCATTTTCTATATAAGGTAACTGTACTTTTAcccaagtatggttttcaggtactctttacaacTCTGCATATTAGCATATCAATAACTTGTTTTATGCTGACAAAATATAACCTAATCTACCATTAATCTTGAGAGAATTATTTGTGATGTTTTGAAAATCCCAGTTATAATGagttattcatattttttaattattattattatttcttttttttacatgagCCAAATCAGTTCATTTACATGTTACCACATTAAGCACTTTTTTTCAGTATACATTTTTGGTttagtaaaataaaatctaatcaTTTGATTTTAAGTGAAAAACATGATTTAATTTTACTGAATCAACTTGAGTTTACACCAACCAACAGAATTTTCATGGGTTAAATCAAGACCGTTGGTGCCAAAAGGTGGGACGTAAAAGAGTTGTGAGGACACTGGATGTGTCAGATCCGTGTCATGTGcatcagctcttaaagtgacagcaggcTAATACAGCTGTGGCTGTCTGTCATTGatgttaaacaaagacaaagagaaaatcactcactgcttttGACTAAATCACTTTTATAGCTTTAAAAAGGATTAAtctgcatttaatttataatcTATGCAGTGAAGTCTGTGCAGAGTTTAGATACAGAAATTAAAAGTTGTTgataagtaaaaaataataaggATTAGTTACACAACTTTTGAGGAACAGAGGCAGGATAGCTTTTTAGCATTGAACAGATAAAGAACAGGCTGAACAAAACCAGCCAGCAAAAAACAAAGCACACAAATGCACCAAAGTGCACGAATATCCTGTTTCGTCACAATTGTAAAGAGTCCTGTGATAATATATGGAACATATATGATGACCATGTTGACAGTAGTTATTAGAATGACATAAAAAGCTCTTCTCTTCATGTGGTTTTCctcttttctctctttccctctctctcctgGTCCTGACTGCTTCAGAGCTCTGAGAACagccacaagacaaaacaactgGATGGAGAGGAAGAAGATGAACTGCAGTGAGTAGAACCACGTTTGTTCAATACTATTCGGCAAGAGGAACATAGAGAAAAAACAGAAGCCGAGAGTGATTATCCAGGCCGCAGTGCAGCAGATCACTCTATATCTGAGAGGTTTGAACTTCAGAAAGGTTACAGGATGAACCACTGCCAGGTAACTCTCAACACACATCAGACACTGAAACATAGGACGACAGGTGATGCATAGTcctaataaaaaacaaattaattttgtGAGACCTGAAATCCAAAAAGACAGTAGAAAAATCAAACTGCTCATACAGATACCAATCTCACAAACAGACAGATTGAGTTTGAAGAGCACTGATGCAACTCCACTTCCTGTGATGATGAGCCATAAAACATAGAAGTGTGTAGGAAGACCAAGCAGGAAACTGAAGCTGTGTGCATACATTTCCAGAATGTCAAATGGCCCAAAGGAATAAGTTGTGGTGAAGTTCACTGTAGAGTTGTTCATTTCCTAAAATTAATAAGTAGTAGTAATAAGTATTAATAAGTAGTTCATAATTTAAATCAATATCTTTCCAATATTAAATTACTTTCATGTCCAGGGAAATTTAagtgacattattattattaaacaaatgCCGTAGTTTAAACTAATTCTTtcaggcctggtttcacagacagggcttagattaagccaggattagcccttagttcaattatgacatttaagtagcttttataaacataccttagagagaaaaaaaaaaaaaaaaaaaaaaaaaaaacaatactagtgtgcatcttgagacaaaacaatggcactgacatattttaagatatgcagtaaaaacagcttgaccatgcattttagtctgggacaaGACATAAGCCTTGCCTTTGAAACCAGGGGTATATTACCCAAAAGATTATCTTCAAAATGGTATGATTCTATTCTtcattataaaacaaatatagtgATTTTCTTAGCCTTAAGtcataaacaaaacattttctatTATATTTCTACAGTGAAAAATACACTTCAGCACCATTTTACTCATTCAGCTAATTTACCTAATTAACCCGTAACACTTAAACTACATCTGATAATCACACTCAtgtttttgcatatttaaaagaaaagcaaACAAATCAATCTAAAAGGAAAGTTTGTCACCTGAAGAGTGAATGTCCAGTCTCTCTGATGTAAATGATACTCTGTGCTGTTTTTCTAGTCTCACTTTACAGCGGTCACAAGAATATATGTGCATAGATTCATATGTAACATGtcacataaaacaaaacatatgcAAACAAATGCACAAGATTCAAAATGATCGATGGCCTACTGTTCAAATGACTTAGAACATTTAAATTGAAGGGAGAAATtgcaccttttttttcttttctgcagACAGTTTAATTACAGAAATCGCACTATACAGCACATAACATTAAAAGAGCCTCAGGTATTGCGCGTCTCAGCTAAGGTCTGTGTTTTTAGTGAGTGTTTCACATTGGATGATAGTCTTATGAACAAACAAATGTAAAGTGGTACTAGACCCTGTGaagtatttggtaacactttattttgatttatttagacCGCATGTCAACTACCAGTCATTTgaatattagtagactgtctgcttaatatctgctaacacttttaTTATGATGGTCCCCatcagacattctactgactatgaGTAACTTTGCATGTACATATCAAACTGTCATGTTTTAGGTCCTGTTTTATGgacttttaatttctttttcaaTAAACTTCCTGTTTGTTGTCACTGACTTGGTAACTGATTTGGTTTCCCTTGTTATTGATTCCTTTCACCTGTTTCCTATCTAGTTTTCTTGTTAGCACAGTATATTTAAGCCCTTAGGGGCCATTTACAAGACTccattttcaacaaaaaatggaaaactttttatgtgttttggccattcatttaaaattttggtggcctaaaaacacaaactttttaaAACGGGTTtgaaagtgcaagtttttgaaaatgatacctttatcatctctgtgtaaatGGAGTCATTAGTAGAAAATGCATAAATGAGAGCTGCAGTATACTAACATGGGATCAtgagctcaaaaaaaaaaaagactggaaAGACATATTCTTTACATATTCTATACTGTTATGAAAACTATGGatgtctaaaataaataaagattatttacttaattttgtAATAAATACATGTCTCATCAGGATCAGAGGCAGGGGAGTTTTCCAGTCCAGTGCAGATAAAAAACAGGCTGAACAAAACCAGCCAGTAAATAAACCAAACCAGTGAACCAAAGTGCCTGATTATCCTGTTGTGTCAGAAGGATAGTGAATCCTAAAACTGCATTTGGGACATATGCGATAACTGTGTTTACAGTAGTTATTAGAATGAGATAAAATGCTCTTCTCTTCATGTGGTTTTCCTCCTCTCTCTCCTGGTCCTGACTGCTTTAGAGCTCTGAGAACAGCCACAAGGAAAAACAACTGAATAAAGAGGAAGAGTGGAAACTGTACAGTGATGAACCATGAAATTGCTTGTACTTTATCATTTAGTGGGGCTAAAATAAACATGGAGAGCAAGTGTGATTATCCAGGTCACAGTGCAGCAGATCACTCTATATCTGAGCGGTTTGAACTTCAGAAAGGTTACAGGATGAACCACTGCCAGGTAACGCTCAAAACACATCAAACACTTAAACAGAGGACGACCAGTGGTGGAAAGTCCAAGTAGAAACAGTTTCACTATACTTAGACTTGAAAACCAAACTAACACAGATCAAACTATCCAAACAGATACCTATCTCACATACAGAGAGATTGAGGTTGAAGAACTCTAATGCAACTCCACTTCCTGTTTCTGTGATGATGAGCCATATAACGTAGAAGTTTGTAGGAAGACCAAACAGGAAACTGATGCTACCCACAAGAATTGACAGTCCATTTATTGGCTGAGATGTAGATGCTTCAGATATAGTGAAGTTCACTGCAGAGTTATTCATTTCCTCCATGTCTtctcaatttaaaattaataattagaTATAACAGTGACCTACTGGAAGAGAGAAATGTAAAAGTTTCATGTAATGAAGACTGCCCTGAAGAAGCCATAATAAACAGACTCAATATGCAAATAATCACCAAAACAACCCAGTCTCCAATTGTACAAAGCTCACAATTTAAATCCACATTACCAGAGCCCTCAAATATTGCATTACCTTAACGCCAAGGTCATTTTAattcacataaaaaataaaaataaataaaaaatgaaaaggagAGTTTATCACCTGAAGAGTGAATATCCCGTGTCTCTGGGAGTAAATGATACTCTGTGCTGTTTGTGTAGTCTCACTTTACAGAAGTATGATGCATCTGCACAGCTTCATTTGTAACTTGtcacataaaacaaaacatgtgcAAATTAGGTTTAACATGACTGATGGTATTCTATAGTCTCTTATAGACCTaatgtagccccgccccttttcagctCTGTGCTCGTTGTGTTCTGTCTTCTTGTTTGCATTTCCACAACATGAAGCGAATATCTTatggatttatgaatgaactgctcgttttaaagttataataataataaataaagggCATAAAGTCATTGCATTGTTGGTGCACATTTTATACATTGTATATGGTCAGATTTTATGGAGTGCTCATCCTGCCCAATTCTCTACAGGAAGTCAACATTGGCTTGATGTCATCCTCCAACATTGGACAGACATTGAATTTTGGTTacttaaagggctagttcaccccaaaatgaaaattacgtcattaaaggtgccatcgaattgaaaattgaatttacgtcggcatagttgaataacaagagttcagtacatggaaatgacatacagtgagtctcaaactccattgtttcctccttcttatataaatctcatttgtttaaaagacctctggagaacaggcgaatctcaacataacaccaactgttacgtaacagtcgggatcattagtATGTATgtacaatatttgcatatgccagcccatgatcgaggcattacacaagggcaggacatctggatgtgccagagctgaatcatcagactaggtaagcaagcaagaacaatagcgaaaaatagcagatggagcgataataactgacatgatccatgatatcatgatatttttagtgatatttgtaaattgtctttctaaatttcgttagcatgttgctaatgtactgttaaatgtagttaaagttaccatcgtttcttactgtattcacagagacaagagccattgctattttcatttttaaacacttgcagtctgtatagttcataaacacaacttcattctttataaatctctccaacagtctGTAATGTTAggtttagccacggagcactatcaaagtCATtctgaatcaaatgtaaacatccaaataaacaatgtacttacgcgattagacatgctgcatgacgaacactttgtaaagatccattttgagggttatattagctgtattAACTTTGTTTgtgcagtgatagagtcgaaagctcgtgatttaaaggggccgcagcatgaatcagcgcatttctaattatgcctcaaaataggcagttaaaaaaattaattaaaacaaatctatggtgtattttgagctgcaacttcacagacacattcaggggacaccttagacttatattacatgttgtaaaaaaatgttcgttggcacctttaattattcaccctcatgtcattccaaactcgtGAGACATTCTTTCATCTTCCGGACAtaaataaagatctttttgatgatatctgatagctttctgtccctccattgacagccacTGCAACtgccactttcaaggcccagaaaggtagtattATTCACACTGCACAGAAAAACGCCAACAAACAAGTTTTGTCAGATCAGTGTGTTACCCCTGTCGGCATTTGTTGGAGTTGGTCAGGGTTTGTTTCACCCGAGGGAACATGGTTGATCAGTATTTGTTGGTGCAGTGTGAGCATgcagttatttttcataaaattccAAATACAACAGCCAACTTGTTTGTTGGCATGTATCTGAGCGGTGTGAATAGGCCTTTAAAGTCTTCATAAAAGTAATGTGATTCCAGTGGTTTGAGTGCtttatttgtgaaaaataaataataataataataattattatttattaaaaaaataaccactgtatttacaaaaacaaaaacaaaaaaacaatctcCAATGCATGTTCAGGTAGCTTTTTGATTTCTTGGCCTTAAATCTAGTCCTGGTCATTGTTTCCTTGCAGTCAAATGTATACACAACTCACCTTGCATCTGTTAATGTAACAGTTAAATCACCCATGAAACCTCTTATAGACTGCTCATTTGTTTATTGAAGCCATTAacaacgtctcggttacaaaggtaaccctcgttccctgaaggagggaacggagacgtacgtcggacagaccgacgaataggaatctcgccagagaggccaatctacttcgagtgtaactaaacgagccaatgcacattggcatgcaatcatctgcatcagctgctcacctcgcagcgcgggtatataatgagcagcaggtgcgttgcatcttcaggttttcgctgaggagccgaaccaagcaggcggcagcacagcaggacaacaactgtggcgacgggacgtacgtctccgttccctccttcagggaacgagggttacctttgtaaccgagacgttcccattcagtcggtcacgttcgacgtacgtcagacagaccgacgaataggaatccctaccaaagcgccacaggagctgccctcctccagcgctctgttgtaagccacctgaacccccttgcctgcggacggtgggacagggctaacacacagagagggtcgatcactgttgttccaaaacccattcagtgagactattggataacgctgggaaagcctAACCTTCGTTTGAAGGAACGCtacggaagccacatccttccccgaaggagttatgtgga comes from Chanodichthys erythropterus isolate Z2021 chromosome 22, ASM2448905v1, whole genome shotgun sequence and encodes:
- the LOC137012216 gene encoding chemokine XC receptor 1-like: MNNSTVNFTTTYSFGPFDILEMYAHSFSFLLGLPTHFYVLWLIITGSGVASVLFKLNLSVCEIGICMSSLIFLLSFWISGLTKLICFLLGLCITCRPMFQCLMCVESYLAVVHPVTFLKFKPLRYRVICCTAAWIITLGFCFFSMFLLPNSIEQTWFYSLQFIFFLSIQLFCLVAVLRALKQSGPGERGKERKEENHMKRRAFYVILITTVNMVIIYVPYIITGLFTIVTKQDIRALWCICVLCFLLAGFVQPVLYLFNAKKLSCLCSSKVV